The Apodemus sylvaticus chromosome 12, mApoSyl1.1, whole genome shotgun sequence genome segment TTTAGTACTCTGCTTTAGtacttgacaaaaccaaatttaaaatggTGGCATTTGCCCTCTGAAAGTGTAGGTAGCTCTAACAGAGCGACCTGGATTTGCTTGTTTCTAACTTGCTAGAGCAAAACAGCAGGGCTTTCATTAGCAGGCTTAAAGGCTCCAGAGACTGTATCCTCTCAGTAGAGCCCATGCTGCATTCATTTAGGTGTCATGCTGCCTTTGGCCTTCTAGGTGGCAGTATTGCACTTGTGCTTTGACTATTTGGCCCATAGTTTTAACAACATTCTATAGGGAAATAAGAATAATAttggcccagcctggtctacagagtgagttccaggacagccagggctacacagagaaaccctgtctcgaaaaaccaaaaaaagactaATAATGGCATGAGTGCCTTGAAGACAGATCTGTTAGTTGTAGCTGTAAAAATGCAATTTAGACTAGGTGTGGTatacattttctttctgcttttttaagacagggtttctcttatgtagccctagctgtcctggaacttgtcctgtaggtcaggctggcctccaactcacagagattctcctgtctctgctcttgagtgctgggattgaaggcatgtaccactgcccagctccaagttgttgttgtttttttttaaagagtgataAACGTGGGATTTTATAATAAAGGgaactaatttttctttaaagagaaatgttttctttaaatgttaaaCTTTATAaaatctgagttcaggtcccagtaAAGGAGTAAAAAGTCAGGTGTGGCTGTGTAACCTCAGGCAGCTCCAGGTTCAGCCGTATATCCTGTCTCAAAGGGTCATCTGGAATGAGATGCATGGGTTTTTAAGAGATTCAGGTCTGATGGGCCTCAGGCATGGTGCATCTAAATTTGTGGTTCTAACACACTCCCAGGAAATGCTAATGATTCTTGGATGATACGCTGAATATAGTAAAAGAAATGAAGGACTAGGGGTAAACCGGATCCAGTAGCACTAGCCTGTAGCACCAGATACTGACTAAGCTAGAGGAGGAAGGTGTTACGTAAGGTCGCCTGAGCACCAGGATGAGggcctgtttttaaaaatgttattgtcTTTGTTGCTTTGATGATGCCTCCTCAATAGACTGGACATTCAGATCTTGGATTTTGAAAAGCTTATTGGGAGGATAGGGGCAGTGTTAAGAAGCGCCTAATGGTCAGGCTGAGACAGTGTGAGCAGCAAAGAGATTGATAGTATGGAATTCAAACCCTTAAGCTGTACTCGTGAGTCCTCACTGATAGCAGCCTACTGACGTAGTCAGTGAACAGAGAAGGGATGTTACTGACAGACTGCAGTGGGCAGGCAGCAGGCCCCAGTATGCAGGCCTTACTAAAGTTTCATTTAATGTCTGCCTGTGAGGCTAGTGGGTGGAAGGTAGAGGAGAATCAGGATAGCTACATAGTTTCAAAGTGTCTCCCCCTGAGATAATTATTAACTACAAAGAAAAAGTAATTGATGGTGGAGATAGCATGTAGACCTAGTGGTCAAGGGTCACACTTCATAAGACAGGGACAGCATGAGCCTAAGTGACATGATAACTGAGGACACATTGCTTCTTCAGTGTGgttctaattgttttttttttccgagacagtgtttctctgtgtagccctggctgtcctggaactcactctgtagaccaggctggtctcaaactcagaaatctgcctgcctctgcctcccagagtgctgggattaaaggcatgcgctaccactgcctggctagtgtGGATTATTCTTGACAAAAAtatctaaatttttttttgtttcaaatcATGATCAAATATTACACAAACTTAAAGTGACAGACTTTCTCTAAACTGACACTGTTCTTCCAAACTATCAAGGTCACAAAAGACAAGATAAGAGACTGAGGAAAAATAAGAACTATATGTAGCCCGGCGGTGCGGTAATCCCCACActttgggaggcggaggcagtcgtatttctgagttcgaggccagcctggtctacagagtgagttccaggacagccagggctatacagagaaaccctatctcgaaaaacaaaacaaaaaaaaaaagtgggggttGTACCCCAGTCTTGCTGTGTATATAATTCTAACACTCTTTATGCGTGgtctccttccccatcccccataaACGTGCTAGCCgtgcgcatgtgcacatgagtgcttGTTTGGACGCGACAGAACTCACACCTGCTCTGTCTGTCAGTTCCTGGACTGAAAGCATTTGCAGCTGTTTCCTCGCCTGGTGTTTTTTAGTTGTCCACTCTAGTGACGAGACGCATGTGTGCTCAGTAGTGAAGATCACAAATCCTTACTGTCCCATCTAAATTTAGAACTAGATATGAAATAAGCTCTCATCATCTTACTTTATGTATAAACCTTAGTGAAACTCGCCTACAAAAGGTAGGCAGTTTACTATAACCCGAGGGAAAATACTTAAAATGATAATCCCAGAAAAatcaaaactttaatttttttttttaactttaaaagtctGTTCAGTTTATTTTATTAGTACTTTACCTGTATGTCTGTCTGCACTACATTCATGTGTGATGCCTCCAGAGGTCAGAGCTAGAATTCTGGATGGTTCTAAACCACCAGAAATTCTGGAAATGGAATCAAGTCCTTGAAGAGCAACAGTCCTCTTAAGCTCTGAACTGTCCCTCTGGCTCTTCAAAGATGTTTTTCTAACTTATACACAATATATAGATCAGTGGTATCAGTGGCAGATTtggagttgggcatggtggcacatacatcTTTAATCTTGGTGCTtgtgaggcacaggcaggaggatatctgttAATTGTGGGTAGCTTTAGGTCATTcaggctacacaatgagaccctctctcgaaagcaaacaaataaagcaGATACGGTATTGAagtgcagctcagttggtagtgtgctCTCCTAGCATGAATACATATGTGTTCTGTCCCTAGTACCACATAGAATTAGAGGTGGCGGATATGCCTATAGTCCTGCCATTCCTGAAGGCCAACATAGAGGATCAGAAGGTCAAGACTatattgagtttgaggctagagtGGACTATATGAAATGACTTGGTGGTTTTAgaatactggctgttcttccagaggatccaggctcAAGTCCCAGTACCCTTGTGGTATCTCACAAATGTCCGTAACCAGTTTctgggaatctgataccctcttcttgcctctgtcgGCACCAGgagtgcatacacataaaatgaaatatatcttAAAGAACAACAGATTTGGGAGTGTCATACTAACATTTATTAAGGAGAATGAACAGGATTAGAATCGTTAAATTATTTAATGCCTGGAAAGTTCATTCCAGTGGATTGAAGTAGGATTTGGTTTTCTGTTGGTTAGGGCTGGCTGGAATTTGCAGTGTTCCAGCCTCTTGCCTCCTAAGTGCTCATGTTCTCAAACAGAAAACCAGATCTTTGATTTATATAGTATTTGTGTTACATGGAAGCTttttgtgctttagttttggcCCACTGTGTTTGATAAGTCATTTTGTTTGGAAATGTGAAGTGTGTTGGCTTTGTCCTATCCATTTAAAAGTCAGTAAGCCCTCACCTAGAAACACTGATTCCAGTCTGGACTCAGAAAGTGTAGAAGGCTATTTGTATGTGTAGTAATTGGCATTGGGCCTCATGTAACGCAGTGTTTTACTGTGTTTCCATGAAGCTGTGAGGCTTAGAATTTCATGAGAAAAGCAGCAATACATCTCCTCTGTAGGCccctctcctttcatctttgttttagacagggaCTTCCTGGCCCTAGGCTGCcctgtctctgagtgtgtgtctgaTGATGGGGCTCCTCTGTATGTATCCTAGTGTTTGATGCCTACTTTGCTTCTGAGCAGGGTCACTTCCTCTTGTCCTCTGTATAAAGGCTAGTTTTGCCTGTTTTTTTCCTCTATCTTACTGCTATTTCTGctattttaagttataaaataatGAACAGAGATATTGTAGCTGTAAGCCATTAGTATTTATGATAGGATGTTTTTGTTCACTAAGTTTCAAGATTTAAAAATGGTCTCAGTGGTCAAGTGCTTGCTTAGCACGTATGAGGTCCTGGATTCAGCTCCTAATATGGGATGATAGAGAAGAGATTGTATTAAACTCCACATTTTGGATTTCATCTTTGTCGGTGTGTTCATTCTGTGGCAGCACCTCAGTTCACTCACCTTATTCATGGACGGTTAGCCTTTAGTCCCCCGTTACTCTGGGCTGCCACGGAGGCTTTATTTCTACCTTTGAAAGCATTTGTGAGAGTCTCTCATGAGTATATTTCTAAAGAGTTTGAGGTTGTATGAAATAGATATATTTAGCTTATTAGGTATAGGCAAATTAATTTACAAAGTTGTTCTGTTCATTTATACGCCTGTCATTGGAATATAGGGATTTAGGCtgtcctttattttcatttactttcttaagactggcaagatggccaaaGGGGTAGAGAAGCTTGTCTTTCAGGCCTGACAGCCTACTCGGGATCACATCCTAGTCCTCTAACTTCCATATGTGTGCAGTGGCGtctccacacccacacccatacacaaaacaaagaagatatATGTTAAAGAGATACTTGTGATAGATAGGAAATGAAATCTTTGTAATAAGGAAAGCACAAAAGTTCTGGCTGTTCATGCTTTAGTGgcaaaacagcagcagcacccAGCAAAGTTGTATGTAGTTTCTGGGGAAGATAAATAAAACCAGGTACTGTTTTCCTCATTCCCTTTCAGCCATACAGATATTAAAGTCTGGAATAGTGTGAGGAAGTCCTGAGAGTCTTAGGATTGACATAAAGGCTATATGGGCTTGGTCCTGAGGCCTTGAAGCAAATGATAGTGAAGTTGTCGGTGTTGGGATCAGGTCCCAACACTTTCCATGAGCATTTTTTGGTTCTATCTTCATTCCTGATCTGATTGTAAGTATAAAAAATGAACGAAGAGGCTGATGACAGGGTGGTGATTGGAGATATGCAGCTCCCTTTTGATCCTTGCTCTAATAGTTTGAAGGATCAGAATGGCTTGGCTAAACAGGCTACAGTGATAATTCTTTTTATTCATGAATTCTTGAGGTATGGCGCTTGACAGTGCAGTTGGAGGTAAGAAGTTCTAGAGAAGGGGAGAGTTGATTTGTGAGCATGGAGGAGTAGTTTTGCTGTTTCACCCAACTATTTCCTCAAAAGTATTTCTAGAAACTGGGAGCTGAATTGGTAGCCTAGTACCCAGCTACCTGACCTTAAAAAGCTCACTAGTACATACAAGCTGACTTTCATCTGCTATGAAAATGTGCCCCTGCGTTAATAGCATTCTTAAGTCAATTCCCTTTGCCATTGTAAATCCAAGAATCTAAGAAAGTTTGGCGTTGAGTAGGGCCAACACTAGATTCTCCTGCTTTTGAGGCCCCTGTTTAACATGTTCTTTAGTGTTCCTGTTCTCACAGGATTGAGCATCTGGATTTATAAGAACTACTGCATGGTGGAGGGTCACGTGCTATAATTTGATAACCCGGTGTTTCCTGTGCATCCATCTTGATCCGTGTGTTCTTGCCtaccttgtgtgtgtgttacatccAGGATCATGAAAATACCTTGGCTCTGTTGCTCATGCAGGGTTTTCATCTCAAAATGACAATGTATGTCAACCTATACAGATAAATTCAACAGTGAAACTTGCCCCATTGATTcctttttaaagcttttaaaataattttcaacttcTTATAGTTAGCTGCTTCAAAATATTGTCTAATAGTTTGCTAAGATTTTTCCTGGTTAGATTGAAGCCCGTGTTGGAAAGGCTGTCATAGTTACTACTGCCCTCCATATGGTACCTATTTCACAGAAGTGATATACAGGTCTTTTATTCTCAAAATACAAAGatagtaaaaaaaacaaaacaaatgtaatcctaaaaagaaaaaaaatcacatcattcCTTGTATGAATCCTAAGGGATTCAAAACCCATCCCAGTGTCCAGAAGAGTTAACTTCCAAATTGCTTGGGATGGTTTGACTTAAATTAAGTTGTGGGGAACCCTATGAGACTATTGTCATCTGTCTTGACTGGtgcaaagaattttcaaatgcaTGTTTGTAATACTGTGAGCAACTGCCCATATGAGTCGTCTGAAGTTTTATCATTTACAGGTGTGTGACCATTCCCAGACCATCCTGCAAACTCAACACCAGCGGCTTCTCTGTGACTGAGTCCAGATAAAGGTCCTTTCAAGACTGCTTCACTGGATCTCCTCCACCAGGTCTTCCTGACCTTACTACATCACTGTAAAGTGCTACTGGCGAGACTGCCTGCACCAACAGAAGACGCCCAGATCCGTCATCGCATCTGCTTCACAAGTCTAATCTTCCCAGAAGAGCAGAGCCTTCCTCTGTGGTTCTGCCTCCGGCTGATACTGGACAGGAAAAAGCAACTGGCTTGGACTAGAGGCCTGGCTTTCCCTTGAAGGAAATTCTGTGATCTGTGTTGCTAGTAAGTGACTGACAGTGCTCTAGACTGGACTGGTCCCTGAGTACAGAGACTGAGTTGCAATTGAGTGAAGAATAAACGACAAGATCTTGAAGAACCGCACTAAGGTGCAAGCCAGGTTCAACACTCCAGTGTTGTTGAACTGACAAGTTGCTAAAGGACACTGTTACGGACTGATTGTTGCTTATTGCTTTCCTCTCTCTGTCattgttgctttttgttgttaCATTGCTGTGTGTTGTCTTTCTAAGGCCAGATGTTCTCCGATAATTCACACTGCCCTGATTGTGGGCAGCAGTGGTTCCCTAGCTTAGAGCTAGGGCACTGGTTGTACCAAACTGAACTTGTTGAAAATGAGTGTTACCAAGTGTTCTTAGACCGCATTAACAGGGCTGACTATTGCCCTGAATGTTACCCTGACAATCCTGCTAACAGAAGCCTTGTTCTGCCTTGGTCTTTCCCACTTGAGTGGGCACCTCAGAATCTCACCAGGTGGACCTTTGAAAAAGCTTGCCATCCATTTCTTCTGGGTCCTCCACTGGTTAGAAAAAAGATACATGACTCCAGGGTAGCTGGTTTTAATCCTGCGTTACAATTAATCTTGACCAGAACAGACAAAACCTTAAACAAGAAACTTGGCCAAAGCAAATGACTTCTGTAACAGAATCATGGAGACTCTCAAGGGCTTTGTGTTTGTAGCCTAGAGGAGAAGAAGAATTAAcctatttctgttttccttctctttttctttaattttttttaaggtgctggggattgaatctgggtgccttgtgcatgctaggcaagtgctcttcaCTAAGTTAAGACCAAGGCTCCCCCTTTATACGACTGACTCAGACTGCTGTCGCTACTCTGTCAACTGCTTAAATTGTTGGGTCTGCTTCTGTGGTCTATGcatattttagcataaatttAGTTGATATTGCAGCCAGAGTATTTACCTAGAACCATACTAACCTATAGCCCCTATAAATGCTTTAGAACTACCCGGCCCCTCTTGAAAATCGCCACAACCTAAGTATTGACAAGATAATGTGGTCCTAGAGGGGAGGCCCTGTGTTGTATGCCCCATTAACTGTTTTTCTATCAGTACCTGTTATGAGAACATGTTCTTGTAGCTGGATTCTAGATTCTAATAAATTTTAATACACTACATTGTTCTAATTTTCTCCTCTTGATCAATAATGAaagatgtgtgtatgtacatatacatttttttcatatatataaccATTCTTTGACACTGTTTATCCTCAGTGTAATAAGTATTACAGTGTTGATAACTGATCCTATCACATACTATTTGACAATACCTACAGGTTACAAAAAAATGTGTTAATGCTGCCAGTTTACACTTACTTGTCTCTATATAACCAAAGACTGTCTTGTCTTGTGGTGACTGAACTCAGTGTCCTCCCATCAAAATGGGAAAATAACCTATGCTATGGAGTATATGATAAAGCTTGGCTCCATACATCTGAGAACAG includes the following:
- the Tor1aip2 gene encoding torsin-1A-interacting protein 2 — translated: MFSDNSHCPDCGQQWFPSLELGHWLYQTELVENECYQVFLDRINRADYCPECYPDNPANRSLVLPWSFPLEWAPQNLTRWTFEKACHPFLLGPPLVRKKIHDSRVAGFNPALQLILTRTDKTLNKKLGQSK